Proteins from a genomic interval of Desulfofustis limnaeus:
- a CDS encoding sigma 54-interacting transcriptional regulator, which produces MKNLVGQRRLDTVLRKILEGTGPETGEAFFSALVVNLAEALQVPAVWVTEYADAFQKLRALAFYLDGRLQEDVEASVTGTPCEVVIRKGQIFHVADQVAGTFPDDPDLTALGMVSYLGIPFSDAAGKVLGHLAVMDRKPMPHQESTLAIMRIFAARAGAELRRIQAENRVREREQRVRQLLDTAPDAIIELDEQLSIRLINDEAVNILKIEADQARGHTFTDFLSAPSGVLLHDLIDQMASSNQPVKKYWVPEYLLVRTTEGSEFKAEATVSLVSTPLYHSIILILRNITERLAAEARIQSLRIETEQLKEELKEISGFDEMIGASQPYVNVLKDVQQVAGTDAAVLICGETGTGKELIARMVHAASRRKERPLMKINCAAIPAGLMESELFGHCKGAFTGATQAREGRFALADGGTFFLDEIAELPLELQPKLLRVLQEGEFEPVGSSTTRRVDVRIIAATNKDLEQIIAAGQFRQDLYYRLNVFPIELPPLRERGDDVILLAAAFVDRFSRRLGCHVEPLRPIDERRLKSYAWPGNVRELQNIIERAVITARDGRLDLSRCLPEKHVDPDAVPAMQPAFAEGPILAAAQMKAYEKQNIINALEASNWRVSGPKGAARLLGLPSSTLNSRIKSLGIKRSR; this is translated from the coding sequence ATGAAAAACCTGGTCGGCCAGCGCAGGTTGGACACGGTGTTGCGCAAGATCCTCGAGGGGACCGGTCCTGAAACCGGTGAGGCGTTTTTTTCGGCCTTGGTGGTCAATCTGGCCGAGGCGCTCCAGGTACCGGCCGTCTGGGTAACCGAGTATGCCGACGCATTTCAAAAACTGAGAGCGCTCGCCTTTTATCTGGACGGCCGCCTGCAGGAAGATGTGGAAGCTTCCGTCACCGGAACGCCGTGTGAAGTCGTCATCAGAAAGGGACAGATCTTCCATGTGGCCGATCAGGTGGCTGGCACTTTTCCGGATGATCCGGATCTGACCGCTCTGGGCATGGTCAGTTACCTGGGTATTCCGTTCAGTGACGCCGCCGGCAAAGTCCTGGGGCATTTGGCTGTCATGGACCGGAAACCGATGCCCCACCAGGAGTCCACGCTCGCCATCATGCGGATTTTTGCCGCCCGGGCCGGGGCTGAACTACGCCGTATCCAGGCGGAAAACCGGGTGCGGGAGCGCGAACAACGCGTGAGACAGTTGCTCGATACGGCCCCGGATGCGATCATCGAACTGGACGAGCAACTCTCCATCCGCCTGATCAATGATGAAGCCGTCAATATCCTGAAGATAGAAGCGGACCAGGCCCGGGGACACACTTTTACCGATTTCTTGTCGGCACCCAGTGGCGTCCTCCTGCATGATCTGATAGACCAGATGGCATCTAGCAACCAGCCGGTAAAGAAATACTGGGTGCCGGAGTACCTGCTGGTCCGCACCACGGAGGGTTCCGAATTCAAGGCTGAGGCGACCGTCTCTCTGGTGAGCACTCCTTTGTACCACTCGATCATATTGATCCTGCGCAACATTACTGAACGGTTGGCCGCCGAGGCGAGGATTCAATCCCTGCGTATCGAGACCGAGCAACTCAAGGAAGAACTTAAAGAGATCTCCGGCTTCGATGAGATGATCGGAGCCAGCCAACCGTATGTGAACGTACTGAAAGACGTGCAGCAGGTGGCCGGCACCGACGCCGCAGTCCTCATCTGCGGGGAAACCGGTACCGGCAAGGAATTGATCGCGCGCATGGTGCATGCGGCAAGTCGCAGAAAAGAAAGGCCGTTGATGAAAATCAACTGCGCCGCCATTCCTGCGGGGCTGATGGAAAGCGAGCTGTTTGGCCATTGCAAGGGTGCCTTCACCGGCGCTACTCAGGCTCGTGAAGGCCGCTTCGCGCTGGCCGATGGCGGTACCTTTTTTCTTGATGAAATTGCCGAGTTACCGTTGGAATTACAACCAAAGCTGTTGCGGGTGTTGCAGGAAGGGGAGTTTGAGCCGGTGGGCAGTTCGACAACGCGTCGGGTAGATGTGCGGATCATCGCTGCCACCAATAAGGATCTGGAACAAATAATCGCCGCCGGCCAGTTTCGTCAAGACCTGTATTATCGTCTGAATGTATTTCCGATCGAGCTGCCCCCGTTACGGGAACGTGGTGACGACGTGATTCTGTTGGCCGCGGCTTTTGTCGACCGGTTTTCCCGGCGGTTGGGATGTCATGTCGAACCGTTGCGTCCCATCGATGAGCGGCGTCTGAAGTCCTACGCCTGGCCGGGCAACGTTCGGGAGCTGCAGAACATCATCGAACGCGCCGTTATCACCGCAAGAGACGGCCGGTTGGACCTGTCCAGATGCCTGCCGGAAAAGCATGTCGATCCTGATGCTGTGCCTGCCATGCAACCTGCGTTCGCAGAGGGACCAATCTTGGCCGCCGCTCAGATGAAGGCATATGAAAAACAAAACATCATCAACGCTCTCGAAGCAAGCAACTGGCGGGTATCCGGTCCGAAAGGAGCTGCCCGTCTGCTTGGCCTGCCATCCTCGACACTGAACTCACGTATCAAATCGCTTGGCATCAAGCGTTCCAGGTAA
- a CDS encoding pyridoxamine 5'-phosphate oxidase family protein — MQMQEQQLRDQIGTLLASQSLAVLGTQREGQPYSSLMAFAHSDDLRTIVVATGQATRKYANIERDPRVSLFFDNRTNTSADFHRATALTALGVAAECGVGECTELWERYLRRHPYLQSFLRAPATSLLAITIHHYLLVSRFQQVMELHLGDERDLFSR; from the coding sequence ATGCAGATGCAAGAACAACAGCTTCGGGACCAGATCGGGACCCTGCTTGCGTCCCAGAGCTTAGCGGTACTCGGTACCCAACGCGAGGGGCAGCCTTATTCGAGCCTGATGGCCTTTGCCCATTCCGACGACTTGCGGACGATCGTGGTGGCAACGGGGCAGGCGACACGGAAATATGCCAATATCGAGCGAGACCCCCGGGTATCACTATTCTTCGATAACCGGACCAATACCTCGGCTGATTTCCATCGGGCCACGGCACTCACCGCACTGGGGGTTGCCGCAGAGTGCGGTGTTGGGGAGTGCACGGAGTTGTGGGAACGCTACCTGCGGCGTCATCCCTATCTGCAATCATTCCTGAGGGCCCCGGCCACCAGCCTGCTGGCCATAACCATTCACCATTACCTGCTGGTCAGCCGGTTTCAGCAGGTCATGGAACTGCACCTCGGCGATGAACGGGATCTA
- a CDS encoding FAD-binding oxidoreductase: MMTKAIDTERFRTYADSFEGQLVLPDAEGYDAARKVWNGLIDRRPALIARCANADDVVRSVRFARENNLLVSVRGGGHHVAGYAVCDEGMMIDMSAMRTVTVDPGARIARVQAGALWADVDAAAQAHGLATPGGEVSLTGVAGLTLGGGVGYMRRKYGLSCDNLLAVEIVTADGQWRRASERENSDLFWALRGGGGNFGIVTVFEFRLYPVGPQVVTLNPIYPFDQSRSVLETWRRFAETAPEEASTSFGIWGIPEHPDIPAELHGTPVCLLDGMFIGPVEQGETLFQPLRDVGEPILDLGGPTTYLEAQQGFDEFMQDGDLYYWKSLYLDQLSNEAVDTMMSWVKRRPNPRLLVIIRHLGGAVSRVAESATAYQNRKAQFMFSIDGAWSDPAESERNIAWVRGFWEAMNRYSNGGVYVNFPGFGENPQHLWQSSYGNNYRKLVAVKTKYDPTNFFRMNQNIKPVAQTGN, from the coding sequence ATGATGACAAAAGCTATCGATACCGAAAGGTTCAGAACCTATGCAGACAGTTTCGAAGGGCAGCTGGTCCTCCCCGATGCCGAGGGTTACGATGCTGCCAGAAAAGTGTGGAACGGCCTGATCGACAGAAGGCCAGCCCTTATTGCCAGGTGTGCGAATGCAGATGACGTGGTGCGTTCCGTACGCTTCGCCCGGGAAAACAACCTGCTGGTCTCGGTCCGCGGCGGCGGCCACCATGTGGCCGGGTATGCCGTCTGTGACGAAGGCATGATGATCGATATGTCGGCCATGCGCACGGTGACGGTCGACCCTGGCGCACGCATCGCCAGGGTTCAGGCCGGCGCGCTGTGGGCCGATGTGGACGCTGCGGCCCAGGCGCACGGCCTGGCAACTCCGGGAGGTGAGGTCTCGTTGACTGGTGTGGCGGGGCTGACGTTGGGTGGCGGCGTCGGCTATATGCGGCGTAAATACGGCCTGTCCTGCGATAACCTCCTGGCGGTGGAAATCGTTACTGCCGATGGTCAGTGGCGGCGAGCGAGCGAGCGCGAAAACAGCGATCTATTCTGGGCCCTACGTGGCGGCGGAGGAAATTTTGGTATCGTAACCGTCTTTGAATTCCGCTTATACCCGGTGGGGCCGCAGGTGGTCACCCTGAATCCGATCTACCCCTTTGACCAGTCGCGCTCAGTGCTTGAAACCTGGCGCCGCTTCGCTGAAACAGCCCCAGAGGAGGCCTCCACCTCGTTCGGCATCTGGGGTATCCCGGAACATCCCGACATTCCAGCCGAATTGCATGGTACGCCGGTGTGCCTGCTGGACGGGATGTTTATCGGTCCGGTGGAACAAGGTGAGACATTGTTCCAGCCGCTGCGCGACGTGGGTGAGCCGATCCTAGATCTGGGCGGGCCCACCACGTATCTTGAGGCACAGCAGGGTTTCGACGAGTTCATGCAAGATGGAGATCTGTATTACTGGAAATCTCTCTATCTGGATCAGTTGAGTAATGAGGCTGTCGACACCATGATGTCGTGGGTCAAGCGGCGCCCCAACCCACGTTTGCTGGTGATTATCCGGCATCTGGGTGGCGCCGTGAGCAGGGTTGCTGAGAGCGCCACCGCTTACCAGAACCGGAAGGCGCAGTTCATGTTCAGTATTGACGGAGCGTGGAGCGATCCTGCCGAGTCGGAACGAAATATCGCGTGGGTTCGGGGGTTCTGGGAGGCCATGAATCGCTACTCGAACGGTGGCGTATATGTCAATTTCCCCGGGTTCGGAGAAAACCCGCAGCACCTGTGGCAATCAAGCTACGGCAACAACTACCGGAAACTGGTCGCTGTCAAAACAAAATACGATCCGACCAACTTTTTCCGGATGAACCAGAACATCAAGCCGGTTGCGCAAACGGGAAACTGA